Part of the Paenibacillus aurantius genome, CGCCGTCACGGTGCCGCCGGGGACCGCACAGAGCCCGGGCAAACCGGCCGACGCCAAGCCTTCGGCCACGCCGGCCATTACGGGATCCCCGGCACCTAGCCTGGAGCCGCAGGCCACGCCGCAGCCGAGTGCGGCTCCCGCGAAGCCGCAGACGGGGGCAGGGAATTATCCTCCCGCCGATCCGGCAAAGAAGGTGGCCCTCACCTTCGATGACGGCCCCGACGGCAAGTACACTCCGCAAATACTCGATATCCTGAAAGCCCAGCATATCCAAGCCACGTTCTTTGTCATCGGCAAGCATGCGGAAGCTTATCCGGGCATGATCAAGCGGATTGCCTCGGAAGGTCATTCTCTGGGAAACCATTCCTGGGACCACGCCCAGCTGACCAAGCTTCCGGATGAAGAGATTCTTAAGGAAATCAGCCGGACCGACCAGACGCTGAAGAGCATTACGGGCTATGTGCCCTCGCTGTTCCGTGCTCCCTACGGAGCCGTCAACAAGCAGGTACAGGCGGATGTGACCGCTTCGGGGCACCGGCTCGCCGGTTGGACCGTGGACACCCGGGACTGGGACGCTACCCCGGTGGAGACCATCCTGGAATACCTTAGGAAAGAAACCGCCCCGGGTGCCGTCGTTCTGCAGCACAGCGCAGGCGGGAAGAACGGCAATCTGGACAATACAGTGGAAGCCCTGCCGCGGATCATCGATTATTTGAGGCAGAACGGCTACACCTTCGTCACGGTTCCGGAGCTGTACGGGATTAAAGAAGCCAAGTAACCGGCCTCCTTGCAGGAGAGAAGACGACCCGCTACAATAGAGGAATCGCGTCAGGAAGAAGGAGAGCCATCGTGGATTCCACCTGGATCGTTGTCATTGCCGTCATTATCATTTGCGGCGTCTTTATGTGGGGGATGAGCCAGAAATACCGAAAATAGAAGGAGCAAGGGATCAGGCGGCTGCGGCCGTCTTTTTTCTGCCGGTATAGTTGGGTAAGAAGAAACAGGCAAGACTAATGAAAAGGAGGGAAGGGCATGACGTTCGGGGCAAGGGTGCTCAAAACCGGCATAGCCGTCACGCTGGCGCTGTACATTAGCGACCTGCTCGCCTTCAAGCCCCCGGTGATCGCGGCGGTGGCGGCCATCTTCGCCATGCAGCCTTCCATTTACCGGTCCTGGAGGTATTTCCTCGAGCAGCTTCAAACGAACACATTGGGAGCCGCACTCGCCATGGGCGCGGGGACCATCTTCTCCAATAAGCCGATCGCCGTCGGGCTCGTCTGCATTCTGGTCATCATGATCTGCCTCAAGATGGGCATGGAGGAGACCGTCGGGCTGACACTCGTCACCGTCATTGCGGTCATGGAAGCCTCCGGCCAATGGGAATTTGCCTTGAATCGGTTCCTGTTAAGCTTAATCGGGATCGCCTCGGCCTGTCTGATCAACATTGTGTTCTTTCCGCCGAGGCCTAAGGAGCAGTTCATCGTTCAGATCCATACGGTGTTCGACAAGCTTTCGCTGCTGCTTCGCACCGTCATCTCAGACGAAATCAAGGAAAAGGTTTTTCGTGAGGAAAAACGGGGACTGGAGGACTCCCTTCACTCCCTGTCGGAGAAATACAAGTTGTTCGAGGAAGAGATCAAGCGGCTGAGAAAAGGAAAGTTCGGCCAGGTGCGTCTTCTTGTGGTGTATAAGCAGATGCTGCATGGCCTCCGGACGGGACTGACCGTCCTTGACGTGGTGGAGCAGCACTATTTTCAGGCGGCGCGTTCGGCGGAGACGGATAAGCGGTATGACGCCCACCTGGAGAGGCTGATCAAGCTGCATGAGCATATCATGCTGAAATTCGACGGCAAAATCAAAGCAGA contains:
- a CDS encoding FUSC family protein, with the protein product MTFGARVLKTGIAVTLALYISDLLAFKPPVIAAVAAIFAMQPSIYRSWRYFLEQLQTNTLGAALAMGAGTIFSNKPIAVGLVCILVIMICLKMGMEETVGLTLVTVIAVMEASGQWEFALNRFLLSLIGIASACLINIVFFPPRPKEQFIVQIHTVFDKLSLLLRTVISDEIKEKVFREEKRGLEDSLHSLSEKYKLFEEEIKRLRKGKFGQVRLLVVYKQMLHGLRTGLTVLDVVEQHYFQAARSAETDKRYDAHLERLIKLHEHIMLKFDGKIKADSASHLNERENEAFIQETACRMDGGKDGPVRLTIVASAMYDYGHQLFRLDRLVEHYLKGTEDRESESLLPAWLRR
- a CDS encoding polysaccharide deacetylase family protein translates to MICAVTAAAALGATEVLSKERKSRSAVPPQPSPAAVIVNLPKAEAVPPEGPALPAKAVQADGTGPKPAVTVPPGTAQSPGKPADAKPSATPAITGSPAPSLEPQATPQPSAAPAKPQTGAGNYPPADPAKKVALTFDDGPDGKYTPQILDILKAQHIQATFFVIGKHAEAYPGMIKRIASEGHSLGNHSWDHAQLTKLPDEEILKEISRTDQTLKSITGYVPSLFRAPYGAVNKQVQADVTASGHRLAGWTVDTRDWDATPVETILEYLRKETAPGAVVLQHSAGGKNGNLDNTVEALPRIIDYLRQNGYTFVTVPELYGIKEAK